Proteins found in one Vallitalea guaymasensis genomic segment:
- a CDS encoding GAF domain-containing protein, with protein sequence MAYEQMLYNILEHHRKNEDISKKVYRYTGLIHAIEFFSQKFNLDHIEKYIFEFTNELLLPNQIAVFIRKNHEYKLMQVNGYDKEQYTIKYNESFDEIIKYNSGLLRQNNLKTYFSKDIFSDFECNFIMPLIMDCELYGFIFVNRNNEEFLEDDEIIANALMNLFSTSLSNYKYFKELENVSKQLNEKLFSLFAINHSSKALLSSLDLGALYRLSISAFAELTQSSFTTFFLYDSISNSYKLMSLKDVYNSSSVMFINLYPTKSIKDTKIRILTDMSNESQRNQFYDLFEDSREILKDVKISYVVSLLKKNRLVGFVTLGPKVNGNQYENSVFELIESLASSTYIAINNAKNFQKTNMQKEIINNKLTRLVKLNELMKNINIAGNMEQLIDLTLSTLSVFFGVTSGFIGLYDNDKDGINITRSINIDGNLTHIPLQDELLPLKLGEKIILNSEADVENTFAPEIVECFNDTYSGALFVPIFVDENELKLLGVIGILAIKDKILGDEENIITLESIANHIAPIMYQFISLSKIIDQYRPDYQAVFLNDLKQDVIEAEEFYLELKIIHIEVGVNFTFTRINTDKLRKQFEKVYPVDNMNIFVISFDKEPVNDIISILGENISCKQYDYGKDFNSFEEFVSIYS encoded by the coding sequence ATGGCTTACGAACAAATGCTGTATAATATCCTTGAGCACCATAGGAAAAATGAAGATATAAGTAAAAAGGTATATAGATATACAGGCTTAATACATGCTATTGAATTTTTTTCTCAGAAATTTAATTTAGACCACATAGAAAAATACATTTTTGAATTTACTAATGAACTATTATTACCTAATCAAATAGCTGTATTTATCAGAAAAAACCATGAATACAAGCTGATGCAGGTTAATGGATACGACAAAGAGCAATATACTATTAAATATAATGAATCTTTTGATGAGATAATTAAATATAACAGCGGATTACTAAGACAAAATAATCTGAAGACATATTTTTCAAAAGACATATTTAGTGATTTTGAGTGCAATTTTATTATGCCACTAATTATGGATTGTGAATTATATGGATTTATATTTGTTAATAGAAATAATGAAGAGTTTTTAGAGGATGATGAGATTATTGCTAATGCTCTGATGAACCTGTTCTCTACATCATTGTCTAACTATAAATATTTCAAAGAATTAGAGAATGTGAGTAAACAGCTGAATGAAAAATTATTCAGCCTATTTGCGATTAATCATTCATCAAAGGCTTTATTAAGTAGCTTGGATCTAGGTGCTTTATACAGATTGTCCATTAGTGCTTTTGCAGAACTTACACAAAGTAGTTTCACTACTTTTTTCTTATATGATTCTATTAGCAATAGTTATAAATTAATGAGTTTGAAGGATGTATATAACTCAAGTTCAGTTATGTTCATCAATCTATATCCTACTAAATCAATAAAAGATACTAAGATCAGGATTCTAACTGATATGAGTAATGAATCACAGCGAAATCAGTTTTATGACTTATTTGAAGACTCACGAGAGATATTGAAAGATGTTAAAATCAGTTATGTGGTATCGCTGTTGAAGAAAAACAGATTGGTTGGATTTGTTACATTAGGACCAAAAGTCAATGGTAACCAATATGAAAATAGTGTATTTGAATTAATTGAAAGCTTGGCTTCATCTACCTATATAGCAATAAACAACGCCAAGAATTTTCAGAAGACCAATATGCAGAAGGAAATCATCAATAATAAATTAACTAGATTGGTAAAACTGAATGAGTTAATGAAGAATATTAATATAGCTGGTAATATGGAGCAACTGATAGATCTGACTTTAAGTACTCTCAGCGTCTTTTTCGGAGTCACAAGTGGCTTCATAGGATTATATGATAATGATAAAGACGGAATTAATATTACCAGGTCAATAAATATAGACGGTAATTTAACACATATACCCTTACAAGACGAGCTGTTGCCTCTAAAATTAGGGGAAAAGATAATATTGAATAGTGAAGCTGATGTAGAAAATACATTTGCTCCTGAAATAGTTGAATGCTTTAATGATACATATAGTGGAGCCTTATTCGTGCCAATATTTGTCGATGAGAATGAGTTGAAACTTTTGGGTGTTATTGGTATACTAGCTATTAAGGATAAGATTTTAGGAGACGAAGAGAATATTATTACTTTAGAATCTATCGCTAATCATATCGCACCTATCATGTATCAGTTTATATCACTCAGTAAGATAATAGATCAGTATAGACCTGACTATCAAGCAGTGTTTTTAAATGATTTGAAACAAGATGTGATTGAAGCAGAAGAGTTCTATCTAGAATTAAAGATTATACATATAGAAGTTGGTGTAAATTTTACATTCACAAGAATAAACACTGATAAATTACGAAAACAGTTTGAAAAAGTATATCCCGTAGATAACATGAATATTTTTGTTATTAGTTTTGATAAAGAACCTGTAAATGATATTATAAGTATACTTGGTGAGAATATTAGTTGTAAACAATATGACTATGGTAAGGATTTTAACTCGTTTGAAGAATTTGTTTCAATTTATTCATAA
- a CDS encoding AraC family transcriptional regulator: MQYDYEAYSTDLIFYHSGAEVCKPSHSYGPAIRDHYLIHFIINGKGIYKVGDKIYELSKGNAFLICPNVITYYKADKEKPWSYMWVGFNGQKAKDYLQKANLDNKNLIFNFKNDSIQEILKQLNNCNQLSVCKDFNLLGYLYLLLGKMIEESLNIDNEKEIKNNYVEEAIIYIKANYSRNITIIDIAKYLSLNRSYLYILFQQQLRTSPQQYLIEYRINKACELMESTRLTISQISRSVGYNDPLMFSKIFKKYKGLSPKYYRNSIQISEKK, translated from the coding sequence ATGCAATATGATTATGAAGCATATAGTACGGATTTAATATTCTATCATAGTGGAGCAGAGGTGTGTAAGCCTAGTCACTCATACGGACCAGCTATTAGAGATCATTACCTTATACATTTTATAATTAATGGCAAAGGTATATATAAGGTTGGTGACAAGATCTATGAGTTAAGTAAGGGTAATGCTTTTCTGATATGTCCAAATGTTATAACATACTACAAAGCTGATAAAGAAAAACCTTGGTCGTATATGTGGGTTGGATTCAATGGACAAAAAGCAAAAGATTATCTACAAAAAGCTAATTTGGATAATAAGAATCTAATATTCAACTTTAAAAATGATAGCATTCAAGAGATACTTAAGCAATTGAATAACTGCAACCAATTGAGTGTATGTAAGGATTTCAATCTATTAGGATATCTATACTTGCTGTTAGGCAAGATGATAGAAGAAAGTCTCAACATAGATAATGAAAAGGAAATCAAAAACAACTATGTGGAAGAAGCTATCATATATATAAAAGCTAATTATTCGAGAAACATAACTATTATAGATATTGCAAAATATCTTTCTCTTAACAGAAGTTATTTATATATTCTATTTCAACAGCAGTTACGTACATCACCACAACAATACCTGATTGAGTATAGAATAAATAAAGCTTGCGAGTTAATGGAATCAACAAGGCTGACTATTTCACAAATATCTAGATCGGTAGGATATAATGATCCTCTTATGTTTTCTAAAATATTTAAAAAATATAAAGGACTATCACCAAAATATTACAGAAATTCCATACAAATAAGTGAAAAAAAATAG
- a CDS encoding PilZ domain-containing protein — protein MEERRKYKRLPIKLELEINSLFKQNNDIIKLDNKTIEVIDISKNGIGILCRDELPLNYYFNAKIEFDEKRYFYCVLKIIRSNKCGDKYCLGCEFVGLAEFLADKVDEYEKILNEK, from the coding sequence ATGGAAGAAAGAAGAAAATATAAGCGTTTACCCATAAAATTAGAACTTGAAATTAATTCTCTTTTTAAACAGAATAATGACATAATAAAACTTGATAATAAGACAATAGAGGTTATAGATATCTCTAAAAACGGTATTGGAATATTGTGCAGAGATGAATTACCTCTCAACTATTATTTCAACGCAAAAATAGAATTCGATGAAAAAAGATACTTTTACTGTGTACTCAAAATAATAAGAAGTAATAAATGTGGAGATAAATATTGCTTAGGCTGTGAATTCGTAGGACTTGCTGAATTCTTGGCAGATAAAGTTGATGAATATGAGAAAATATTAAATGAAAAATAA
- a CDS encoding DUF342 domain-containing protein produces MFSNVIYSNEYLELIEEEEQYYVRVFEKGYNLNDFNNIMLQYPRINLTCFSALTSAIALASGKIIKIGIKKPLVELSVSKDRLKGYVTLNMTTEEFDSRDKSELVEIVMQAIQHSNIVYGIDVHDIVNIIQPLKKIQIAEGVLPTRGNDAEIKLYKIEEVRPQMVENEAVNHYELNLINKVEKGTWLGERIEPKEGVPGKTVWGEIIPAQPGRQVNLEYDKKTVTERYDAKQDKTILYAKRTGAVIYQNNIIGVCNCLEIDGNVSFKTGNIDFDGFVDIKNSIEDNFIVKADHDIQVMGDMGVGSVDTIESRDGSIYIRGGIAGKNKAKIICNGDLYTKFASECTIVCDGTVNIGSYAINCNIKAKEVKLESYKSRIIGGNIEASIKVQAGEIGNRTESYTKITVTGFERNKIKEEYDTIILTIKKVKEKISLLKQKLSIYSAANLSDSQKADFDKLNDEFEYYRDSLKKLYNKQKKYVSYLHAKGEGEVKVTNCLYPNVSISIKSCNTHCSKFLNTPTTFYVLNKELIKA; encoded by the coding sequence TTGTTCAGTAATGTGATATATTCTAACGAATACTTGGAGTTAATAGAAGAAGAGGAACAATATTATGTGAGAGTTTTCGAAAAGGGATATAACTTGAATGATTTTAATAATATCATGTTACAATATCCCCGTATTAATCTTACCTGCTTTTCTGCTCTTACTTCTGCAATTGCATTGGCATCTGGTAAAATAATAAAAATCGGCATAAAAAAACCATTAGTAGAGCTATCAGTAAGTAAAGATAGGTTAAAAGGTTATGTAACACTCAATATGACAACCGAAGAATTCGATAGTAGGGATAAATCTGAATTGGTTGAGATAGTCATGCAAGCTATACAGCATTCCAATATAGTATATGGTATCGATGTACATGATATAGTTAATATCATTCAGCCATTGAAAAAAATTCAGATAGCTGAGGGAGTGCTTCCAACAAGAGGTAATGATGCAGAAATAAAATTATATAAAATTGAAGAAGTAAGACCACAAATGGTCGAAAATGAAGCTGTTAACCATTATGAACTTAATTTGATAAATAAAGTAGAAAAAGGTACTTGGCTTGGTGAAAGGATAGAACCAAAAGAAGGGGTTCCAGGTAAAACAGTATGGGGAGAAATAATACCAGCTCAACCAGGTAGACAAGTTAACCTAGAATATGATAAGAAAACAGTAACAGAGAGATACGATGCCAAACAAGATAAAACAATTCTATATGCCAAACGAACAGGTGCGGTCATATATCAAAATAACATCATAGGTGTATGTAATTGTTTAGAAATAGATGGTAATGTTTCATTCAAAACAGGTAATATTGATTTTGATGGATTTGTTGATATCAAGAATTCCATAGAGGATAATTTTATCGTTAAAGCAGACCATGACATCCAAGTAATGGGAGATATGGGTGTAGGTAGTGTTGATACTATAGAAAGTAGAGATGGCAGTATCTACATTAGAGGTGGAATTGCAGGCAAGAACAAAGCTAAGATTATTTGTAATGGAGATTTGTATACCAAATTCGCATCAGAATGCACTATCGTATGTGATGGAACAGTAAATATCGGTTCCTATGCAATTAACTGCAATATAAAAGCAAAAGAAGTTAAACTTGAATCCTATAAAAGCAGAATCATAGGCGGAAACATTGAAGCTAGCATAAAGGTTCAAGCTGGTGAAATAGGTAATAGAACTGAATCCTATACCAAAATAACTGTAACAGGCTTTGAGAGAAATAAGATAAAGGAAGAATACGACACAATTATCTTGACAATCAAAAAAGTAAAAGAAAAGATATCACTATTGAAACAAAAGCTATCAATCTATTCAGCTGCTAACTTAAGCGATTCCCAAAAGGCTGATTTTGATAAACTGAATGATGAATTTGAGTATTATAGGGATAGTTTGAAAAAATTATATAACAAGCAGAAAAAATATGTTTCTTACTTGCATGCAAAAGGTGAAGGAGAAGTAAAAGTAACTAATTGCCTATATCCTAATGTATCAATAAGTATAAAATCATGCAATACTCACTGTAGCAAATTTTTGAATACACCAACAACATTCTATGTATTAAATAAAGAACTTATCAAGGCATAA
- the upp gene encoding uracil phosphoribosyltransferase — protein sequence MNENVKLLDHPLLQHKLTLLRDKNTGSKDFRELVKEIAMLMGYEVTRNLPLKETTIETPICKTTSNVISGKTLAIVPILRAGLGMVDGMLSLLPTAKVGHIGLYRNEETLQPVEYYCKLPKDIEQRTVIITEPMLATGGSIVAAVSLLKSYGVKNIKIMCLVTSKPGIEEVCAHHPDVQIFTTAIDEKLNDIGYITPGLGDAGDRIFGTK from the coding sequence ATGAACGAAAATGTAAAATTATTAGATCATCCGTTGCTTCAACATAAACTTACATTATTACGTGATAAGAACACTGGATCTAAAGATTTTAGAGAACTTGTCAAAGAAATTGCAATGTTAATGGGTTATGAAGTTACACGTAATTTACCTTTAAAGGAAACTACTATTGAAACACCTATTTGCAAAACTACTTCAAATGTAATAAGTGGAAAAACACTTGCTATTGTTCCTATTCTTAGAGCTGGTCTTGGTATGGTAGATGGTATGTTAAGTTTATTACCTACTGCAAAAGTGGGGCATATTGGTTTATATAGAAATGAAGAAACTCTTCAACCTGTAGAATATTATTGTAAACTTCCAAAAGATATTGAACAAAGAACAGTAATTATTACAGAGCCAATGCTTGCTACTGGTGGTTCAATTGTTGCTGCTGTAAGCCTATTAAAATCTTATGGTGTTAAAAATATTAAGATTATGTGTCTTGTAACTTCTAAACCTGGAATTGAAGAAGTATGTGCTCATCATCCAGATGTTCAAATTTTTACTACTGCTATTGATGAAAAATTAAATGATATTGGATACATTACTCCTGGTTTAGGTGACGCAGGCGATAGAATATTCGGTACTAAATAA
- a CDS encoding beta-galactosidase small subunit-related protein codes for MNEVDKAIKIDRYYVNSKALNETYDQIYMYTDVFITYMGSTIQPVKIELWMIDNENENLVADIRCVLTAKNISKVTLENELDGISTWSSDLPKCYSFKIVVKNEKDEELCQKKFEHGFRFIEINNDMIHINGKQVTLNGVVYKNYEQDDIEAMQRKYIEDISIMKSNNINTVITYDYNNAEVFYDMCNKYGLYVINKPMNEQEHEEEILFNEEETKNIIYKYINYSCVIVWNIDARVNVPINLYKKIMLLDNTRPIYYEGNATGLKNYNPVTFTYNFIKEDEKMDSESKEHPIAGRFLCDYIMIRDEETEELTQKGIVYNDRHLTPYASELKKKYEMINIYPKDIIKGIFSIKNCCDPSSLKDYDFTWEILEDGIVIKSGELTDIDIPINKRKDIHIDYNMMDILENAWYHININMSTKTESWWAEKGYNVAWAQYRIPYKAPKKRKIKSSKKARLRDRKLKVEVIGDNFEIIVDKLKGNIRSIEFDRQEYVLSPVKVYIENGSSRLEMSKVKDVKVTSTDEGSYEIDIIRKCPQIKGNIKTTYIIEPDGRINIINKIRSSNKSIKVGMTLEIPAEYNDFSWLGKGPNDTYPDINSGTKVGLYYYNLNNSIKSGNKSDVRWAALTDSDGEGLLVESCKDILLNIYPRVHSSYSINQEENNDKPIILDVSCTSKAKYNIFDTSSTGEDIYAFSIKRVI; via the coding sequence ATGAACGAAGTGGATAAAGCAATAAAAATAGATAGGTACTATGTTAATTCAAAAGCATTAAATGAAACCTACGACCAAATTTATATGTATACAGATGTTTTCATTACATATATGGGTTCAACAATACAACCTGTAAAAATTGAATTATGGATGATTGATAATGAGAACGAGAACTTGGTTGCTGACATCAGATGTGTTTTAACAGCAAAAAACATATCCAAGGTAACATTGGAAAATGAGTTGGATGGTATCAGCACATGGTCATCTGATTTACCAAAATGCTATAGCTTCAAAATAGTTGTAAAAAATGAAAAGGATGAAGAGTTATGCCAGAAAAAATTTGAACATGGTTTTAGATTCATTGAGATAAATAATGATATGATTCATATAAATGGTAAGCAAGTAACTCTTAATGGAGTTGTCTATAAAAATTATGAACAAGATGATATAGAGGCAATGCAGAGAAAATACATTGAAGATATAAGTATCATGAAGAGCAATAACATAAATACGGTAATTACATATGATTATAACAATGCAGAAGTTTTCTATGATATGTGCAATAAATATGGATTATATGTAATTAATAAACCTATGAATGAACAAGAACATGAAGAAGAGATATTATTTAATGAAGAAGAAACCAAGAATATAATATACAAATATATTAATTATTCATGTGTAATTGTATGGAATATAGACGCCAGAGTCAATGTACCAATAAATCTATATAAGAAGATAATGTTATTAGACAACACTAGACCAATATACTATGAGGGAAATGCAACAGGTCTTAAGAATTATAATCCAGTAACTTTCACTTATAACTTCATAAAAGAAGATGAAAAAATGGATAGCGAATCCAAGGAACATCCTATTGCAGGAAGATTCTTATGTGATTATATAATGATTAGAGATGAAGAAACAGAAGAACTAACCCAAAAAGGTATAGTCTATAATGATAGACATCTAACACCATATGCATCTGAACTTAAAAAGAAATACGAAATGATAAATATATATCCAAAAGATATCATCAAAGGAATTTTCAGCATCAAAAATTGCTGTGATCCATCTTCCCTGAAAGATTACGATTTCACATGGGAGATTCTAGAGGATGGTATTGTAATAAAAAGTGGTGAATTGACAGATATAGATATACCTATCAATAAAAGAAAAGATATACACATTGACTATAATATGATGGATATTCTTGAAAATGCTTGGTACCACATCAATATCAATATGTCTACAAAAACAGAATCATGGTGGGCAGAAAAAGGGTATAATGTGGCGTGGGCACAATACAGAATACCATATAAAGCACCTAAAAAAAGAAAAATAAAATCATCAAAAAAAGCTAGATTAAGAGATAGAAAGTTGAAAGTCGAAGTGATTGGCGATAATTTTGAAATAATTGTGGACAAATTGAAAGGTAACATCCGTTCAATAGAATTTGATAGACAAGAATATGTCCTGTCGCCAGTAAAAGTATATATTGAAAATGGGTCTAGCAGATTAGAGATGTCAAAAGTGAAAGATGTAAAAGTCACTAGCACCGATGAAGGAAGCTATGAAATTGACATCATAAGGAAATGCCCACAGATAAAAGGGAATATCAAGACTACTTATATAATAGAACCCGATGGTAGAATAAACATAATTAATAAAATTCGTTCTAGCAATAAATCCATAAAAGTAGGAATGACGTTGGAGATACCAGCTGAGTATAATGATTTTTCATGGCTGGGTAAAGGACCAAATGATACATACCCTGATATTAATAGTGGGACTAAAGTAGGTTTATATTATTACAATCTGAATAATTCTATAAAAAGTGGCAATAAATCAGATGTAAGATGGGCTGCACTTACAGATAGTGACGGTGAAGGATTATTAGTTGAAAGCTGCAAAGACATACTTCTCAATATCTATCCACGTGTACATAGTTCATATTCTATAAACCAAGAAGAAAATAATGACAAACCAATAATATTGGATGTAAGTTGTACCAGTAAAGCAAAGTACAATATATTTGATACTAGTTCTACAGGTGAAGATATATACGCATTCAGTATAAAACGGGTTATATAA
- a CDS encoding C40 family peptidase produces the protein MKRRGIKQVTLGILGGLVLTLNVNAATIGVVNVKNLNVRSGPSTTSSIVDHVHLGEKLEIISTSDNWFKIDLDLLSNAYVHSNYVNIENSSNSKVVTTKAELRNSPNLLGNVLATIDKGQLVSIEYQTGDWFYVSTTKGKGYMYKNSLSETKSSDSKSLSTSQDTTEKASKKVATVNTNILNVRQQPSISSKKIGKVYRNNTFEVLSESEEWVSIKIPNGSTGYIYKDYVVISDEKTITDSSSLRQQVVSYAKQFLGNPYVWGGNSLTKGVDCSGFTQQVMKKFGISISRTSRSQINNGYRVSKNDLLPGDLVFFGYRNRISHVALYIGNNQVIHANNRKTGIIINTLGDSRLLPYIGASRVIK, from the coding sequence ATGAAAAGGCGAGGTATCAAGCAAGTTACTCTAGGTATATTAGGAGGATTAGTTTTAACACTTAACGTTAACGCTGCTACCATAGGTGTTGTTAATGTAAAGAATCTTAACGTTAGAAGTGGCCCTAGTACCACCAGTTCTATAGTTGATCATGTTCATTTGGGTGAAAAACTGGAAATCATTTCTACAAGTGATAACTGGTTTAAAATTGATCTTGATTTGTTAAGCAATGCATATGTACATAGCAATTACGTTAACATTGAGAATTCCAGCAATTCAAAAGTTGTAACAACTAAAGCTGAACTTAGAAACTCACCAAATCTATTAGGTAATGTGTTAGCAACTATTGATAAAGGACAACTAGTCAGCATAGAATACCAAACTGGAGATTGGTTCTATGTTAGTACAACAAAGGGTAAAGGATATATGTATAAAAATAGTTTATCTGAAACTAAATCTTCAGATTCAAAATCCTTATCCACATCACAAGATACTACAGAAAAGGCATCAAAAAAAGTTGCTACTGTAAACACAAATATACTTAATGTTAGACAACAACCATCTATCAGTTCTAAAAAGATAGGTAAAGTCTATCGCAATAATACTTTTGAAGTATTAAGCGAATCAGAGGAATGGGTTTCTATTAAGATACCAAACGGGTCTACTGGTTATATATATAAAGATTATGTAGTTATTTCTGATGAGAAGACCATTACAGATTCTTCAAGCTTAAGACAACAAGTAGTTAGTTATGCAAAACAATTTTTAGGCAACCCTTATGTATGGGGTGGCAATAGTTTAACAAAAGGTGTGGATTGTTCTGGTTTCACACAACAAGTAATGAAAAAATTTGGTATAAGTATAAGTAGAACTTCCAGATCACAAATTAATAACGGGTATAGAGTGTCAAAAAATGATTTATTACCTGGCGACCTTGTATTCTTTGGATATAGAAACAGAATATCCCATGTAGCTTTATATATTGGTAATAATCAGGTTATCCATGCAAACAACAGAAAAACTGGAATTATCATTAATACTTTAGGTGATTCAAGACTTTTACCTTATATAGGTGCCTCTAGAGTTATTAAATAG
- a CDS encoding tetratricopeptide repeat protein → MKKYHIDNFIILGKKYYEEDNLLKALYYFNKAYDYGKNNDTELLLDIAIIYDELDDYDNALRVYKEVLANDDSEARAYYGIAILHDHKDNFEEAIPYYKKAIECDPYYSKAYFFLAYAYDYLGEVEKAIENYNNVLEINPYDFWACINLGSIYEQRDEIDKALKLMKKALDIDNRHYMVLFNMGVLMSKQNKINQAKKYYEQAIKYNKNYPYSYLNLGVLHRDEEEYREAIVVFTDGINNNEDSVFLYYNRACCYMKLELIDNAEKDILDVLRLHPKMAEYVQNDRDLQSLINYSASIRCMLEKSDAIV, encoded by the coding sequence ATGAAAAAATATCATATAGACAATTTTATCATTTTAGGGAAAAAATATTATGAAGAAGATAATTTACTAAAAGCATTATATTATTTTAATAAAGCTTATGATTATGGTAAAAATAATGATACCGAGTTATTATTAGATATTGCTATCATATATGATGAGTTAGATGACTATGATAATGCACTAAGAGTATACAAGGAAGTTCTAGCCAATGACGATTCAGAGGCAAGAGCATACTATGGTATTGCAATCCTACATGACCATAAGGATAATTTTGAAGAAGCAATACCCTATTATAAAAAAGCTATAGAATGTGATCCATATTATTCAAAAGCCTATTTTTTTCTTGCTTATGCGTATGATTATTTAGGTGAAGTAGAAAAAGCAATTGAGAATTACAATAATGTGCTAGAAATTAATCCATATGATTTTTGGGCATGCATTAACTTAGGTTCTATCTATGAGCAGAGAGATGAAATCGACAAAGCTCTCAAATTAATGAAAAAAGCTCTGGATATTGATAACAGGCATTACATGGTATTATTCAACATGGGTGTACTCATGTCCAAACAAAATAAAATTAATCAGGCTAAAAAATATTACGAACAAGCTATAAAGTATAATAAGAACTATCCATACTCTTACTTGAATCTGGGTGTTCTCCATAGAGATGAAGAAGAATACAGGGAAGCAATCGTAGTATTCACTGATGGAATTAATAATAATGAAGATTCAGTTTTCCTATACTATAATAGAGCTTGTTGTTATATGAAATTAGAGCTAATTGATAATGCTGAAAAAGATATACTGGATGTACTTAGGCTACATCCTAAGATGGCAGAATATGTTCAAAATGATAGAGACTTACAAAGTCTCATCAATTATTCTGCGTCCATAAGATGTATGTTAGAAAAAAGCGACGCTATTGTTTGA
- the trxB gene encoding thioredoxin-disulfide reductase, giving the protein MTEIYDLIIIGSGPAGMAAAIYAQRAMLKTMVLEKDVPGGQVINTYEVDNYPGIPDITGFELSTKMREHAEKLGIEIKSEEVVDLLLDQTVKVVKTTGSEYQSKAIIMATGARWKKLGVKGEKELTGRGVSYCATCDGAFFRNMEVAVVGGGDVAVEDAIFLARMCKKVYLIHRRDELRAVKILQDSLLKHDEDKIKILWNTELKEVIGKDQVEKISIINNKTKEESILDIDGLFIGIGTDPNSQLIQDKVKCDEKGYVLTDDSCQTSVKGVYAAGDIRQKTLRQIITAAADGATSVYAAERYILENF; this is encoded by the coding sequence ATGACAGAAATATATGATTTGATAATAATAGGATCTGGTCCTGCAGGTATGGCTGCAGCCATCTATGCTCAGAGAGCAATGTTAAAAACTATGGTACTAGAAAAAGATGTTCCAGGCGGTCAAGTAATCAACACCTACGAAGTTGATAACTATCCAGGAATCCCAGATATTACAGGATTCGAGCTAAGTACTAAAATGAGAGAACATGCTGAAAAATTAGGCATAGAAATAAAATCAGAAGAGGTAGTCGATCTCTTGCTAGACCAAACAGTAAAAGTAGTCAAGACAACTGGCAGCGAATACCAATCAAAAGCTATAATCATGGCTACTGGTGCTAGATGGAAAAAACTAGGTGTAAAAGGTGAAAAAGAACTTACCGGAAGAGGTGTATCCTATTGCGCTACTTGCGATGGTGCTTTCTTCAGAAACATGGAAGTTGCCGTAGTAGGCGGTGGAGATGTAGCTGTAGAAGACGCAATCTTTCTAGCTAGAATGTGTAAAAAAGTATACCTCATACACAGAAGAGACGAACTAAGAGCAGTAAAAATATTACAAGACAGTTTACTGAAACATGACGAAGATAAAATAAAAATACTATGGAACACAGAACTAAAAGAAGTAATCGGCAAAGACCAAGTAGAAAAAATTTCAATTATCAACAATAAAACAAAAGAAGAATCCATCCTAGACATTGATGGCCTATTCATTGGAATCGGTACAGACCCTAACTCACAACTTATCCAAGACAAAGTAAAATGTGACGAAAAAGGCTATGTATTAACCGATGACTCTTGCCAAACAAGTGTAAAAGGTGTATACGCCGCCGGAGACATTAGACAAAAAACCCTAAGACAAATTATCACAGCCGCAGCCGACGGAGCCACATCCGTTTACGCCGCCGAAAGATACATCCTAGAAAATTTCTAA